The Vicia villosa cultivar HV-30 ecotype Madison, WI linkage group LG1, Vvil1.0, whole genome shotgun sequence genome includes a region encoding these proteins:
- the LOC131606737 gene encoding late embryogenesis abundant protein 6: MQSTMEKLKNKASAAKKQVDIYKAKIDEKTEKARARTKEEEVVAHERAKAKEAKAKMELHEAKGKHAAEKLSTKQAHYYGTQQPHGDYYEGNQPFGSIPKPGTTAPTYPLGGKNILRNNNHI; encoded by the exons ATGCAGTCTACAATGGAGAAACTGAAAAACAAGGCTAGTGCTGCCAAGAAACAAGTCGACATATATAAAGCTAAAATAGACGAGAAG ACAGAGAAAGCAAGGGCAAGAACTAAGGAAGAGGAAGTGGTAGCACATGAACGTGCAAAAGCTAAGGAAGCAAAAGCAAAGATGGAGCTACATGAAGCTAAAGGCAAGCATGCTGCAGAGAAGCTAAGCACCAAACAAGCACATTATTATGGTACTCAGCAGCCACATGGGGACTACTACGAAGGAAACCAGCCATTTGGGTCAATTCCCAAACCTGGAACCACTGCTCCTACTTATCCACTAGGAGGAAAAAACATTCTAAGGAATAATAACCACATATAG